In Musa acuminata AAA Group cultivar baxijiao chromosome BXJ2-10, Cavendish_Baxijiao_AAA, whole genome shotgun sequence, a genomic segment contains:
- the LOC135625235 gene encoding elongation factor 1-alpha-like isoform X2, protein MGKEKVHISIVVIGHVDSGKSTTTGHLIYKLGGIDKRVIERFEKEAAEMNKRSFKYAWVLDKLKAERERGITIDIALWKFETTKYYCTVIDAPGHRDFIKNMITGTSQADCAVLIIDSTTGGFEAGISKDGQTREHALLAFTLGVKQMICCCNKMDATTPKYSKARYDEIVKEVSSYLKKVGYNPEKIPFVPISGFEGDNMIERSTNLDWYKGPTLLEALDMIQEPKRPSDKPLRLPLQDVYKIGGIGTVPVGRVETGILKPGMVVSFGPTGLTTEVKSVEMHHEALQEALPGDNVGFNVKNVAVKDLKRGFVASNSKDDPAKEAASFTSQVIIMNHPGQIGNGYAPVLDCHTSHIAVKFAEILTKIDRRSGKELEKEPKFLKNGDAGFVKMIPSKPMVVETFAAYPPLGRFAVRDMRQTVAVGVIKSVEKKDPTGAKITKAAAKKK, encoded by the exons ATGGGTAAGGAAAAGGTACACATAAGCATTGTTGTCATTGGTCATGTCGACTCTGGGAAGTCGACCACCACTGGCCATCTTATCTACAAGTTGGGTGGCATTGACAAGCGTGTGATCGAGAGGTTTGAAAAGGAGGCTGCAGAAATGAACAAGAGGTCATTCAAGTATGCTTGGGTTCTTGACAAGCTTAAGGCGGAGCGTGAAAGAGGAATTACCATTGATATTGCTCTTTGGAAATTTGAGACCACCAAGTATTATTGCACGGTCATTGATGCTCCTGGACACCGTGACTTCATCAAGAATATGATTACTGGAACATCCCAGGCTGACTGTGCTGTTCTTATCATCGACTCTACCACTGGTGGTTTTGAAGCTGGTATCTCCAAGGACGGTCAGACTCGTGAGCATGCATTGCTTGCTTTTACTCTTGGAGTCAAACAGATGATTTGCTGTTGTAACAAG ATGGATGCAACAACCCCCAAATATTCAAAGGCTAggtatgatgaaattgtgaaggaAGTTTCTTCTTACCTCAAGAAGGTAGGCTACAACCCAGAGAAGATACCCTTTGTTCCCATCTCAGGGTTTGAGGGTGACAACATGATTGAGAGGTCTACCAACCTGGACTGGTACAAGGGCCCGACCCTTCTCGAGGCCCTCGACATGATTCAGGAGCCAAAGAGGCCCTCGGACAAACCTCTTCGTCTCCCTCTCCAGGATGTGTACAAGATTGGAGGCATCGGCACCGTGCCAGTTGGACGAGTTGAGACTGGTATCCTCAAACCTGGTATGGTTGTTTCCTTTGGTCCCACTGGGCTGACGACTGAGGTTAAGTCGGTTGAGATGCACCACGAAGCCCTCCAGGAAGCCTTGCCTGGTGACAATGTCGGTTTCAACGTCAAGAATGTTGCCGTCAAGGATCTCAAGAGAGGTTTTGTTGCATCCAATTCCAAGGATGATCCTGCCAAGGAGGCTGCCAGCTTCACTTCTCAAGTCATTATCATGAATCACCCTGGTCAGATCGGCAATGGCTATGCCCCTGTTCTGGACTGCCACACCTCCCATATTGCTGTCAAATTCGCTGAGATCCTCACCAAGATTGACAGGAGGTCAGGAAAGGAACTCGAGAAGGAGCCCAAGTTCTTGAAGAACGGCGATGCTGGTTTTGTCAAGATGATTCCCTCCAAGCCCATGGTTGTGGAGACCTTCGCTGCATACCCACCGCTTGGTCGTTTTGCCGTGAGGGACATGCGGCAAACAGTGGCCGTCGGTGTCATCAAGAGCGTCGAGAAGAAGGATCCCACAGGTGCTAAGATCACCAAGGCTGCCGCCAAGAAGAAATGA
- the LOC135625235 gene encoding elongation factor 1-alpha-like isoform X1: protein MGWMASCLRPPAPVARLLFLCSRCSNLIFSRALSGTMGKEKVHISIVVIGHVDSGKSTTTGHLIYKLGGIDKRVIERFEKEAAEMNKRSFKYAWVLDKLKAERERGITIDIALWKFETTKYYCTVIDAPGHRDFIKNMITGTSQADCAVLIIDSTTGGFEAGISKDGQTREHALLAFTLGVKQMICCCNKMDATTPKYSKARYDEIVKEVSSYLKKVGYNPEKIPFVPISGFEGDNMIERSTNLDWYKGPTLLEALDMIQEPKRPSDKPLRLPLQDVYKIGGIGTVPVGRVETGILKPGMVVSFGPTGLTTEVKSVEMHHEALQEALPGDNVGFNVKNVAVKDLKRGFVASNSKDDPAKEAASFTSQVIIMNHPGQIGNGYAPVLDCHTSHIAVKFAEILTKIDRRSGKELEKEPKFLKNGDAGFVKMIPSKPMVVETFAAYPPLGRFAVRDMRQTVAVGVIKSVEKKDPTGAKITKAAAKKK from the exons ATGGGCTGGATGGCATCCTGCCTCCGTCCTCCTGCGCCGGTCGCTCGTCTGTTGTTTCTTTGCTCTCggtgctccaatcttatcttctCGAGAGCATTGTCCG GCACCATGGGTAAGGAAAAGGTACACATAAGCATTGTTGTCATTGGTCATGTCGACTCTGGGAAGTCGACCACCACTGGCCATCTTATCTACAAGTTGGGTGGCATTGACAAGCGTGTGATCGAGAGGTTTGAAAAGGAGGCTGCAGAAATGAACAAGAGGTCATTCAAGTATGCTTGGGTTCTTGACAAGCTTAAGGCGGAGCGTGAAAGAGGAATTACCATTGATATTGCTCTTTGGAAATTTGAGACCACCAAGTATTATTGCACGGTCATTGATGCTCCTGGACACCGTGACTTCATCAAGAATATGATTACTGGAACATCCCAGGCTGACTGTGCTGTTCTTATCATCGACTCTACCACTGGTGGTTTTGAAGCTGGTATCTCCAAGGACGGTCAGACTCGTGAGCATGCATTGCTTGCTTTTACTCTTGGAGTCAAACAGATGATTTGCTGTTGTAACAAG ATGGATGCAACAACCCCCAAATATTCAAAGGCTAggtatgatgaaattgtgaaggaAGTTTCTTCTTACCTCAAGAAGGTAGGCTACAACCCAGAGAAGATACCCTTTGTTCCCATCTCAGGGTTTGAGGGTGACAACATGATTGAGAGGTCTACCAACCTGGACTGGTACAAGGGCCCGACCCTTCTCGAGGCCCTCGACATGATTCAGGAGCCAAAGAGGCCCTCGGACAAACCTCTTCGTCTCCCTCTCCAGGATGTGTACAAGATTGGAGGCATCGGCACCGTGCCAGTTGGACGAGTTGAGACTGGTATCCTCAAACCTGGTATGGTTGTTTCCTTTGGTCCCACTGGGCTGACGACTGAGGTTAAGTCGGTTGAGATGCACCACGAAGCCCTCCAGGAAGCCTTGCCTGGTGACAATGTCGGTTTCAACGTCAAGAATGTTGCCGTCAAGGATCTCAAGAGAGGTTTTGTTGCATCCAATTCCAAGGATGATCCTGCCAAGGAGGCTGCCAGCTTCACTTCTCAAGTCATTATCATGAATCACCCTGGTCAGATCGGCAATGGCTATGCCCCTGTTCTGGACTGCCACACCTCCCATATTGCTGTCAAATTCGCTGAGATCCTCACCAAGATTGACAGGAGGTCAGGAAAGGAACTCGAGAAGGAGCCCAAGTTCTTGAAGAACGGCGATGCTGGTTTTGTCAAGATGATTCCCTCCAAGCCCATGGTTGTGGAGACCTTCGCTGCATACCCACCGCTTGGTCGTTTTGCCGTGAGGGACATGCGGCAAACAGTGGCCGTCGGTGTCATCAAGAGCGTCGAGAAGAAGGATCCCACAGGTGCTAAGATCACCAAGGCTGCCGCCAAGAAGAAATGA
- the LOC135625236 gene encoding uncharacterized protein LOC135625236 isoform X1, with the protein MILLLTSAASANISVPHVLLPKQGKGEEEASKMMRTAAAMVSSSPGREKLPAPGLARILTGSGSRSRGRHAGRSSPMFSSRSKSVGRSSEAAQAALTAAGQEGEPSSPKVTCIGQVRIRNKKPARPETPRPKDPKPPCQCFHKALLCSLFPARKKPKGGGGRSLWRRWVPLGGRSGGYQRREPDSPRAPPLEFIVIKTDEGDEEAEAEEHEEATRVFVPSAPPKNALLLMRCRSAPHNSATSLATSARCAVSSLPEHQLPPPPASARGDEAESGHTELRKKKKNKSNERWRDLAAAAAELSEVDEEEEEVEEEEEAATGSESQRPLVLTRSRSEPAWRRRRAA; encoded by the exons ATGATCTTGCTCCTG ACCTCCGCGGCCTCCGCCAATATATCCGTTCCTCATGTTCTGTTACCCAAACAAGGCAAAGGCGAGGAGGAGGCAAGCAAGATGATGAGGACGGCGGCCGCCATGGTGTCGTCGAGCCCCGGCCGGGAGAAGCTCCCGGCCCCGGGCCTGGCCCGGATCCTGACCGGCAGTGGCAGCCGGAGCCGCGGCCGCCACGCCGGCCGCTCCAGCCCAATGTTCAGCTCCCGCAGCAAGAGCGTGGGCCGCTCGTCCGAGGCAGCGCAAGCGGCCCTGACGGCGGCGGGGCAGGAAGGAGAGCCATCTTCACCGAAGGTGACTTGTATCGGCCAGGTTCGAATCCGGAACAAGAAACCGGCGAGGCCCGAAACGCCTCGGCCGAAGGACCCGAAACCGCCCTGCCAGTGCTTCCACAAGGCCTTGCTTTGCAGTCTTTTCCCGGCTCGGAAGAAGCCCAAGGGCGGCGGAGGGCGGTCGCTGTGGCGGAGGTGGGTGCCCCTGGGCGGCCGATCTGGCGGGTACCAACGGCGGGAACCGGATTCGCCAAGAGCACCGCCGCTGGAGTTCATCGTAATAAAAACAGACGAGGGGGacgaggaggcggaggcggaggagcaCGAGGAAGCGACGAGGGTGTTCGTGCCCTCGGCGCCGCCGAAGAACGCGCTCCTGCTGATGAGGTGCCGATCGGCGCCGCACAACAGCGCGACCTCGCTCGCCACCAGCGCGCGGTGCGCCGTCTCCTCGCTTCCGGAGCACCAACTGCCACCTCCGCCGGCGTCTGCACGCGGAGACGAGGCGGAGAGCGGCCATACCGaactgaggaagaagaagaagaacaaaagcaaCGAGAGGTGGCGCGACCTGGCGGCAGCTGCGGCGGAGTTGTCGGAGGtggacgaggaagaagaggaggttgaggaggaagaggaggcggcaACGGGGTCGGAGTCGCAGCGGCCACTGGTATTGACGCGAAGCAGGTCGGAGCCggcatggaggaggaggagggcggcgtAG
- the LOC135625236 gene encoding uncharacterized protein LOC135625236 isoform X2 translates to MMRTAAAMVSSSPGREKLPAPGLARILTGSGSRSRGRHAGRSSPMFSSRSKSVGRSSEAAQAALTAAGQEGEPSSPKVTCIGQVRIRNKKPARPETPRPKDPKPPCQCFHKALLCSLFPARKKPKGGGGRSLWRRWVPLGGRSGGYQRREPDSPRAPPLEFIVIKTDEGDEEAEAEEHEEATRVFVPSAPPKNALLLMRCRSAPHNSATSLATSARCAVSSLPEHQLPPPPASARGDEAESGHTELRKKKKNKSNERWRDLAAAAAELSEVDEEEEEVEEEEEAATGSESQRPLVLTRSRSEPAWRRRRAA, encoded by the coding sequence ATGATGAGGACGGCGGCCGCCATGGTGTCGTCGAGCCCCGGCCGGGAGAAGCTCCCGGCCCCGGGCCTGGCCCGGATCCTGACCGGCAGTGGCAGCCGGAGCCGCGGCCGCCACGCCGGCCGCTCCAGCCCAATGTTCAGCTCCCGCAGCAAGAGCGTGGGCCGCTCGTCCGAGGCAGCGCAAGCGGCCCTGACGGCGGCGGGGCAGGAAGGAGAGCCATCTTCACCGAAGGTGACTTGTATCGGCCAGGTTCGAATCCGGAACAAGAAACCGGCGAGGCCCGAAACGCCTCGGCCGAAGGACCCGAAACCGCCCTGCCAGTGCTTCCACAAGGCCTTGCTTTGCAGTCTTTTCCCGGCTCGGAAGAAGCCCAAGGGCGGCGGAGGGCGGTCGCTGTGGCGGAGGTGGGTGCCCCTGGGCGGCCGATCTGGCGGGTACCAACGGCGGGAACCGGATTCGCCAAGAGCACCGCCGCTGGAGTTCATCGTAATAAAAACAGACGAGGGGGacgaggaggcggaggcggaggagcaCGAGGAAGCGACGAGGGTGTTCGTGCCCTCGGCGCCGCCGAAGAACGCGCTCCTGCTGATGAGGTGCCGATCGGCGCCGCACAACAGCGCGACCTCGCTCGCCACCAGCGCGCGGTGCGCCGTCTCCTCGCTTCCGGAGCACCAACTGCCACCTCCGCCGGCGTCTGCACGCGGAGACGAGGCGGAGAGCGGCCATACCGaactgaggaagaagaagaagaacaaaagcaaCGAGAGGTGGCGCGACCTGGCGGCAGCTGCGGCGGAGTTGTCGGAGGtggacgaggaagaagaggaggttgaggaggaagaggaggcggcaACGGGGTCGGAGTCGCAGCGGCCACTGGTATTGACGCGAAGCAGGTCGGAGCCggcatggaggaggaggagggcggcgtAG